From a single Sus scrofa isolate TJ Tabasco breed Duroc chromosome 13, Sscrofa11.1, whole genome shotgun sequence genomic region:
- the TMEM39A gene encoding transmembrane protein 39A, with the protein MPGGRRGPSRQQLSRSALPSLQTLVGGGCGNGTGLRNRNGSAIGLPVPPITALITPGPVRHCQIPDLPVDGSLLFEFLFFIYLLVALFIQYINIYKTVWWYPYNHPASCTSLNFHLIDYHLAAFITVMLARRLVWALISEATKAGAASMIHYMVLISARLVLLTLCGWVLCWTLVNLFRSHSVLNLLFLGYPFGVYVPLCCFHQDSRAHLLLTDYNYVVQHQAVEESASTVGGLAKSKDFLSLLLESLKEQFNNATPIPTHSCPLSPDLIRNEVECLKADFNHRIKEVLFNSLFSAYYVAFLPLCFVKSTQYYDMRWSCEHLIMVWINAFVMLTTQLLPSKYCDLLHKSAAHLGKWQKLEHGSYSNAPQHIWSENTIWPQGVLVRHSRCLYRAMGPYNVAVPSDVSHARFYFLFHRPLRLLNLLILIEGSVVFYQLYSLLRSEKWNHTLSMALILFCNYYVLFKLLRDRIVLGRAYSYPLNSYELKAN; encoded by the exons GAATGGTAGTGCTATTGGCCTTCCGGTTCCACCTATCACAGCCTTAATCACACCAGGTCCTGTTCGTCATTGCCAAATTCCTGATTTGCCTGTGGATGGGAGCCTGCtctttgaatttctctttttcatctaCCTGCTGGTTGCTCTGTTCATTCAGTACATCAACATCTATAAAACAGTGTGGTGGTATCCTTATAATCATCCTGCCTCTTGTACTTCATTG AATTTTCATCTCATTGATTACCACTTGGCAGCATTCATCACAGTGATGCTTGCAAGGAGGCTTGTATGGGCCCTCATCTCAGAG GCCACTAAGGCGGGTGCAGCATCAATGATTCACTACATGGTTCTGATATCAGCTCGCTTGGTGCTACTTACTTTGTGTGGATGGGTACTTTGTTGGACCCTCGTCAATCTCTTTCGAAGCCATTCAGTCCTCAATCTCCTTTTCCTTGGCTACCC GTTTGGTGTTTATGTTCCTCTCTGCTGTTTCCACCAAGATAGTAGAGCTCATCTTCTTCTAACAGACTATAACTATGTGGTTCAGCACCAGGCGGTAGAGGAAAGTGCCTCGACTGTGGGTGGCTTGGCCAAATCCAAAGACTTCCTCTCCTTACTGCTGGAGTCTCTTAAAGAACAGTTTAATAATGCCACACCCATCCCCACCCACAGCTGCCCCCTGTCTCCAGACCTCATTCGAAATGAAGTAGAATGTCTGAAAGCAGATTTCAACCATAGAATCAAGGAAGTTCTCTTCAACTCCCTCTTCAGTGCCTACTATGTTGCATTTCTCCCCCTGTGTTTTGTCAAG AGTACCCAGTACTATGACATGCGATGGTCATGTGAGCATCTCATTATGGTGTGGATCAATGCCTTTGTCATGCTCACCACACAACTGCTGCCATCCAAATACTGTGATTTGCTACATAAATCAGCTGCTCATCTGGGCAAGTGGCAGAAGCTTGAACATGGGTCCTACAGCAACgctccacagcatat ttGGTCAGAAAATACAATATGGCCTCAAGGGGTGCTGGTGCGACACAGCAGATGCTTATATAGAGCCATGGGGCCTTACAACGTGGCGGTGCCTTCAGACGTATCCCATGCTCGCTTTTAT TTCCTGTTTCATCGTCCATTAAGGCTGTTAAATCTGCTTATCCTTATTGAAGGCAGTGTTGTCTTCTACCAACTCTATTCCTTGCTGCGGTCGGAGAAGTGGAACCACACACTTTCCATGGCTCTCATCCTCTTTTGCAACTACTATGTTTTATTTAAGCTCCTCCGGGACAGAATAGTATTAGGCAGGGCATACTCCTATCCACTCAACAGTTACGAACTCAAGGCAAACTAA